One region of Brassica napus cultivar Da-Ae chromosome A10, Da-Ae, whole genome shotgun sequence genomic DNA includes:
- the LOC106372417 gene encoding 6-hydroxynicotinate 3-monooxygenase yields MGKKMKAIIVGGSIAGVSCAHSLTLAGWDVLVLEKSSEPPARSPTGAGLGLDPQARTIIKSWLSHPHLLDETTLPLSIDQNQATDSEKKVRRVLTRDESFDFRAAYWSDIHGLLFNALDPTMFLWGHKFLSFAMSQDGSTVKVETLVMETQETVEIQGDLLVAADGCLSSIRKTFLPNFKLRYSGYCAWRGVFDFSGDENSETVSGIKREYPELGRCLYFDLAMNTHSVFYELINKKLNWIWYVNQPEPELKNNSVTLKVSQEMINKMHQEADTIWIPELARLMKETKEPFLNVIYDCDPLERIFWGNVVLVGDAAHPTTPHGLRSTNMSVLDAEVLGKCLGECGPENLSLGLEEYQRIRLPVVSKQVLYARRLGRIKQGLDPDGIGLEQKHMPFFSGAPLV; encoded by the exons atggggaagaagatgaaagCGATCATCGTTGGAGGAAGTATAGCTGGCGTATCGTGCGCACACTCGCTCACGTTAGCAGGCTGGGATGTACTAGTACTCGAGAAATCTTCCGAACCTCCGGCTCGGAGCCCTACTGGTGCGGGACTCGGACTCGACCCTCAAGCTCGCACAATCATCAAATCATGGCTCTCGCATCCACACCTCTTAGACGAAACCACCTTGCCTCTCTCCATTGATCAG AATCAAGCAACAGATAGTGAGAAGAAAGTGAGGCGAGTTCTAACGAGAGACGAGAGTTTTGATTTTCGAGCAGCTTATTGGTCAGACATTCACGGTCTTCTGTTTAACgcattggatccgaccatgttTCTTTGGGGACATAAGTTTCTGTCTTTCGCTATGTCACAAGATGGTTCCACTGTAAAGGTGGAGACTTTAGTTATGGAAACTCAAGAGACTGTTGAGATTCAAGGAGACTTGCTCGTTGCAGCAGATGGGTGTCTCTCTTCTATTCGGAAAACGTTCTTGCCGAACTTTAAACTAAG gtACTCTGGTTATTGCGCTTGGAGAGGTGTTTTTGATTTCTCAGGGGATGAGAACTCGGAGACAGTTTCTGGAATCAAGAGGGAGTATCCAGAGCTTGGGAGATGCTTGTATTTCGATCTTGCTATGAATACTCATAGCGTGTTCTATGAGCTTATTAACAAGAAACTCAACTGGATTTGGTATGTTAATCAACCAGAGCCTGAGCTTAAG AACAACTCGGTTACGCTAAAAGTAAGCCAAGAAATGATCAACAAGATGCATCAAGAAGCAGACACCATCTGGATCCCCGAGCTAGCGAGACTCATGAAAGAAACTAAAGAGCCTTTCCTTAATGTTATCTACGACTGTGACCCTCTAGAGAGGATCTTCTGGGGGAATGTCGTGCTGGTTGGAGATGCAGCTCATCCCACGACCCCTCATGGTCTGAGAAGCACAAACATGTCGGTTCTTGATGCGGAAGTACTAGGCAAATGCTTGGGGGAATGTGGACCTGAGAATCTAAGTTTGGGTCTTGAGGAATATCAGAGGATAAGATTGCCTGTTGTGTCTAAGCAAGTTTTGTATGCAAGGCGTTTGGGGCGTATCAAGCAAGGTCTTGATCCTGACGGAATTGGATTAGAACAGAAACACATGCCATTCTTTTCTGGTGCTCCTCTTGTGTAA
- the LOC106372416 gene encoding probable indole-3-pyruvate monooxygenase YUCCA4 isoform X1: MSSCLEEKHSRIFVTGPIIVGAGPSGLSVAACLSNRGVPSVILERTDCLASLWQKRTYDRLKLHLPKHFCELPLMKFPRNFPRYPSKQQFISYVESYAARFNIKPVFNQTVEKAEFDVASGLWTVKTQDAVYSSTWLVVATGENAEPVIPDIPGLKKFTGPVVHTSAYKSGSEFANRKVLVVGCGNSGMEVCLDLCRYNSLPHMVVRNSVHVLPRDFFGLSSFGIAMTLLKWFPLKLVDNLLLLLAYLSLGNTDRLGLRRPKTGPIELKNVTGKTPVLDVGAISLIQSGQIRVMQAVKEITKKGAKFVNGQEMEFDSIILATGYKSNVPYWLKDNSFFTKEGMPKTPFPNGWKGENGLYTVGFTRRGLLGTAFDAVKIAEDIRASLLVG; the protein is encoded by the exons ATGAGCTCTTGTTTAGAAGAAAAGCATAGTAGAATCTTCGTTACCGGTCCAATCATCGTCGGTGCCGGTCCGTCCGGTTTATCCGTAGCGGCTTGTTTATCAAACCGAGGCGTGCCATCGGTTATACTCGAGAGAACCGATTGCTTAGCTTCTTTATGGCAAAAACGTACCTACGACCGTCTTAAGCTCCATCTCCCTAAACACTTCTGCGAGCTTCCTCTTATGAAGTTCCCTAGAAACTTCCCAAGATACCCATCCAAGCAACAATTCATCTCCTACGTTGAGTCTTATGCTGCCCGGTTTAATATCAAACCGGTATTTAACCAAACCGTAGAGAAAGCCGAGTTCGATGTCGCCTCTGGTCTATGGACGGTGAAGACGCAAGACGCTGTGTACTCATCCACATGGCTCGTGGTGGCAACAGGGGAAAACGCTGAACCGGTGATACCGGATATACCCGGTTTGAAGAAGTTTACTGGACCGGTTGTTCACACTAGTGCGTACAAGTCCGGTTCAGAGTTTGCAAACAGGAAGGTTTTGGTGGTTGGTTGTGGAAATTCCGGAATGGAGGTGTGCTTGGATCTTTGTAGATACAATTCTCTGCCTCATATGGTTGTTAGAAACTCT GTACATGTATTACCAAGAGATTTTTTTGGTCTATCGAGTTTTGGAATAGCAATGACACTACTGAAGTGGTTTCCTCTAAAGCTGGTGGACAATttgcttctgcttcttgcttatcTTTCGTTGGGCAATACCGACCGGTTAGGCCTCCGACGACCTAAAACCGGACCTATTGAGCTTAAGAACGTCACAGGAAAAACTCCGGTTCTTGATGTCGGCGCCATATCTTTGATACAATCCGGTCAAATTAGA GTGATGCAAGCAGTGAAAGAAATAACCAAGAAAGGAGCAAAGTTTGTGAACGGGCAAGAAATGGAGTTCGACTCGATAATTCTAGCGACCGGGTACAAGAGTAATGTCCCCTACTGGCTCAAG GACAATAGTTTCTTCACAAAGGAAGGGATGCCGAAAACGCCATTTCCAAACGGATGGAAAGGAGAGAATGGGCTTTACACGGTGGGTTTCACGAGAAGAGGGCTCTTGGGAACGGCTTTTGATGCCGTTAAGATCGCGGAGGATATAAGGGCATCTTTATTGGTGGGatga
- the LOC106372416 gene encoding probable indole-3-pyruvate monooxygenase YUCCA4 isoform X2, whose product MSSCLEEKHSRIFVTGPIIVGAGPSGLSVAACLSNRGVPSVILERTDCLASLWQKRTYDRLKLHLPKHFCELPLMKFPRNFPRYPSKQQFISYVESYAARFNIKPVFNQTVEKAEFDVASGLWTVKTQDAVYSSTWLVVATGENAEPVIPDIPGLKKFTGPVVHTSAYKSGSEFANRKVLVVGCGNSGMEVCLDLCRYNSLPHMVVRNSVHVLPRDFFGLSSFGIAMTLLKWFPLKLVDNLLLLLAYLSLGNTDRLGLRRPKTGPIELKNVTGKTPVLDVGAISLIQSGQIRVMQAVKEITKKGAKFVNGQEMEFDSIILATGYKSNVPYWLKDNSFFTKEGMPKTPFPNGWKGENGLYTVGFTRRGLLGTAFDAVKIAEDITDHWMKMNGPLSSSNVCSSHIIHFDFNKS is encoded by the exons ATGAGCTCTTGTTTAGAAGAAAAGCATAGTAGAATCTTCGTTACCGGTCCAATCATCGTCGGTGCCGGTCCGTCCGGTTTATCCGTAGCGGCTTGTTTATCAAACCGAGGCGTGCCATCGGTTATACTCGAGAGAACCGATTGCTTAGCTTCTTTATGGCAAAAACGTACCTACGACCGTCTTAAGCTCCATCTCCCTAAACACTTCTGCGAGCTTCCTCTTATGAAGTTCCCTAGAAACTTCCCAAGATACCCATCCAAGCAACAATTCATCTCCTACGTTGAGTCTTATGCTGCCCGGTTTAATATCAAACCGGTATTTAACCAAACCGTAGAGAAAGCCGAGTTCGATGTCGCCTCTGGTCTATGGACGGTGAAGACGCAAGACGCTGTGTACTCATCCACATGGCTCGTGGTGGCAACAGGGGAAAACGCTGAACCGGTGATACCGGATATACCCGGTTTGAAGAAGTTTACTGGACCGGTTGTTCACACTAGTGCGTACAAGTCCGGTTCAGAGTTTGCAAACAGGAAGGTTTTGGTGGTTGGTTGTGGAAATTCCGGAATGGAGGTGTGCTTGGATCTTTGTAGATACAATTCTCTGCCTCATATGGTTGTTAGAAACTCT GTACATGTATTACCAAGAGATTTTTTTGGTCTATCGAGTTTTGGAATAGCAATGACACTACTGAAGTGGTTTCCTCTAAAGCTGGTGGACAATttgcttctgcttcttgcttatcTTTCGTTGGGCAATACCGACCGGTTAGGCCTCCGACGACCTAAAACCGGACCTATTGAGCTTAAGAACGTCACAGGAAAAACTCCGGTTCTTGATGTCGGCGCCATATCTTTGATACAATCCGGTCAAATTAGA GTGATGCAAGCAGTGAAAGAAATAACCAAGAAAGGAGCAAAGTTTGTGAACGGGCAAGAAATGGAGTTCGACTCGATAATTCTAGCGACCGGGTACAAGAGTAATGTCCCCTACTGGCTCAAG GACAATAGTTTCTTCACAAAGGAAGGGATGCCGAAAACGCCATTTCCAAACGGATGGAAAGGAGAGAATGGGCTTTACACGGTGGGTTTCACGAGAAGAGGGCTCTTGGGAACGGCTTTTGATGCCGTTAAGATCGCGGAGGATA TAACTGACCACTGGATGAAAATGAATGGTCCGTTGAGTAGCAGTAATGTTTGTAGTTCCCATATTATTCACTTTGACTTCAATAAATCAtag